A window of the Serinus canaria isolate serCan28SL12 chromosome 20, serCan2020, whole genome shotgun sequence genome harbors these coding sequences:
- the FNDC11 gene encoding fibronectin type III domain-containing protein 11, which produces MKQYLRNKNLVLDFLRSDLNPHHLQYHWNKVHLLKKCYFYLKFEPRHVCVRDQNNMMIFADILQIANPCQLQKIKKVGKKQTEIQLALLTELLEQLERGREELSRYVQICDVEDFLSQWDLNIKRVLKLSMFFNKLISLEEPRKLHVKHSLVSQIHLGGALHPPITFSLYTKKPPIFDRIESFACQTWAQLKWFTESQESHLERWQLEIKLVTDDSQTEPGYGRTQEVISNPCVINHLLPGRLYEFKVRRSDTHTLVYSQWHDCIILKTKTHPAEDTKEAPNRSLMRRLTRPTPSV; this is translated from the coding sequence ATGAAGCAGTACCTGAGAAACAAAAACCTTGTTCTGGATTTCCTGCGCTCTGACCTGAACCCCCACCACCTCCAGTACCACTGGAACAAAGTTCATCTTCTGAAGAAGTGTTACTTTTACTTGAAGTTTGAGCCCAGACACGTGTGCGTGAGAGACCAGAACAATATGATGATTTTTGCTGACATCTTGCAAATAGCAAACCCCTGCCAACTCCAAAAGATCAAGaaggtgggaaaaaaacagactgAAATCCAGCTGGCACTTTTAACAGAGCTGTTGGAACAGCTGGAACGAGGCCGGGAGGAGCTGAGCCGTTACGTACAGATCTGTGACGTAGAAGATTTCCTCTCCCAGTGGGACTTGAATATAAAGAGAGTGCTCAAGCTCTCCATGTTTTTCAATAAGCTCATTTCCTTGGAAGAGCCAAGGAAGCTCCATGTCAAGCACAGTTTGGTGTCACAGATACATCTCGGAGGTGCTCTACACCCTCCCATTACTTTTTCTCTCTACACAAAGAAGCCGCCGATTTTTGATCGGATAGAGTCGTTTGCGTGCCAGACCTGGGCCCAGCTCAAGTGGTTCACTGAGAGTCAAGAGTCTCACCTGGAACGATGGCAGCTGGAGATCAAGCTAGTGACAGATGACAGTCAGACAGAACCAGGATACGGTCGGACCCAGGAAGTCATCTCCAACCCGTGTGTAATCAACCACCTGCTGCCTGGCAGGTTGTATGAGTTCAAAGTGAGGAGGTCCGACACTCACACGCTCGTCTACTCGCAGTGGCACGACTGCATTATATTGAAGACAAAAACTCACCCTGCTGAAGACACCAAGGAAGCCCCCAACCGCAGCCTGATGAGGCGGCTCACAAGACCGACTCCCTCAGTTTAA
- the HELZ2 gene encoding helicase with zinc finger domain 2 produces the protein MPTANSPKVPLGSLQQQLELLLVCSKCSVKENEITYHPQEVEHKCMYEILLARCRSRRSTAWRKVSRRPGFPNPARYAVCRYYVMGLGCSRHKNQCTFAWSAEEAMVWNFEREHQLERRWLKAAVLQAQLGGRHAATPHLTASAASEITSEFGGHFQEICKQCFFGRPQRITVGGCGWLCESHHTWDPLLVHVVLDSQRKQQYTAIRPCPEFIETLSYCRFVSRGKPCRHGPQRCQYAHSDVEMAVWEAERERGLLRSDLLPSLGTGSAPSKPAAPEPVYFYCRICLVTCSSQESFENHCSSIEHVQMLSADSSMQWVHRAPPLGLTKFSLCSRAEVCEMGNSCTKAHSKEELQEWIQRVKVSVKKKKQALKDGLLSYQDRLLAEYQMCSNEVLIMAEHVEGVKVVCEQPLHVQLEDRKKKYQWQFKVHSKMHLQHVALLKRDPGVNFYFSGNGLSRGLQYICGDHVATVSSSPRVALVEVSMECCILGIFEQWVVFDFGQRPVLMQKLKVKVGRRENPQHVPSTRESGRPVNFVRWDRGNRIIVPSMPRTGEDVVLLAKYKPPALALDYQSESSAVVPITRLNYREKMHSFLFREEEAEQALIAKLNLRVLISLTPMLQSLSMGAKFALSGELFAEVPTPYNLSPDTDEGYLLSRSVPTAFLALDPPVNNRVYEVFVEHKATTEKTIWLQIPSRCCSELNFKADTSHKVEIQFQIDQLLFRQWHQAVDRLLDEKLVLPDVASCSIPYSLGSPQRGNSKQKQAISFIMGQPTTSRQVPPLLIYGPFGTGKTFTLAMATLEILRQPNTRVLICTHTNSAADIYIREYFHSYVTTGHPWAVPLRIMYTDRPISTMDPITQMYCCLSPDQRSFRRPTQAEIDKHRIIITTSMLSKDLKVPPGYFTHIMIDEAAQMLECEALVPLSYATFETRIVLAGDHMQITPKLFCVGGGQSADHTLLNRLFQFYQKERHEVATKSRIIFNENYRSTAGIIEFISKHFYIGNGNAIQASGNIPPHPEIYPLVFCHVSGVAERDISMISWQNISEIIQVVEKVKEIYQRWPDEWGVRDLKKICVVSHGTQVSATRQELRKKQLQDVVVENYENLPGREFRVIIISTVHTSESLRVSASHHLEFFNEARVLNTIMTRAQSLVVVVGDAVALCSHGQCSKVWKRFIQQCIDKGSIFPESLTMAHIKQAAFDKESWSRSVEGDEEDSDTDSSSSEGESMNADDPILRELLDESKNMLVTVSDEGLLNVKAEASNQWKDKWEYVSFSSQMMQQYQHMHPQMYKRCELIKEGFDRASAFTLNDSPAMNIQIKGRVNCGTAFTGDEVLVEILQNSTGDSSSHRPQGRVVGILKRAEREPTFVCMMDEFDPRVMIPIDPTVTKIFVPGLKEKPNVIPIRRLVNGQYRVVRCEKINQETRRCQFFCVQVISWREGFYYPLGIITEILQAAVTLEEGLKILALEYGLEKKYPAAVTKELAKYTSNSNINLTKEARKDCRNYMTFTIDPQGARDLDDAISVRDLGRHYEIGIHIADVAGIIPKGSALDLEAKKRGVTFYAPKQDPLCMFPPKISQDVCSLLPQKDRRVISLFVTVEKETDQMLKGIFTISVIRSDRQLSYEEAELCIKNYRGAAKALRFDTLEDCITVAYHFSRIHRKSRLQEDCFYDRLDEESSPGNRGSHQMIEELMIMFNSFVAEFLTNQEVTRNVTPLRCQCEPSLAQLSHMKNKYSHIIPLSIHLLHHLGEMPPAQDSPKNVEFSLLGPIWEHLQSAANAHDFQKMLDLVVTDDIHPKLAPVVLEFRRLLSRSYFCRSNSTVQSKAGHYSLHVDSYTWASSPIRRYVDVVVQRHLHSVLCKKPLIYSVDDIEFLCHDFNRKNSQAMTYEKRAHSLQMASQLKDQVLQKIAFVVDIEEMSRFFKALFPLNNESLPDPQRISYRSLQLVEQPVFIQQRSSIRLTWKRRMYSAETKEQSLREGPLCDKSVTLFRTQTWQEVLTAIRNEEFDRAASLLQQSKELYHRHIGWVRKSSCSHYMELSLELSAGDALWFQLSTDVSRGFLVPFVQLWCVTPGFEVCLQHMEKPIDCFSAYATLQSKDKYKSTTEYNKVWMPMSAMESASCAVAENDSIVLHDIKIKWAKQRTSKGQLQGSFVLNKKWLEDCSIEVDFSHCYLCIRLGGLKLPKSPQSDEECLSHGLQNLSLLDNGKSENKLVVDPNTYTWVAHGVTEEFNDDDKSDRSGHQTMNFYIHYMSMVTIPVEISQDSARFTVELVPKMLPDIRKEKALWKLKYASDLAISIALGHEPPQKRTTSKILQQKSFDIPGSNWKLNKSQNQAVLDALKKSFMLIQGPPGTGKTVVGTHIVYWFHKLNEESVEKDKTSCLEDEKDKKRKCILYCGPSNKSVDVVAEMLLKMKKLKPLRVYGEAIETMEFPYPGSNRNISRKSLRDAKPKRELSEIILHHRIRRAPSPFWQRIRHFDARVKNGEEITEEETKEYKGWLTQGRLYQLACHDVILCTCSVSSASALEHLNVKQIIIDECAMSTEPETLIPLVCHRRAEKVVLLGDHKQLRPVVNNDVCKTLGMETSLFERYQEQAWMLDTQYRMHKSICEFPSQEFYEKRLRTCPQLTRKASVLHHRDNNCCPVIFGHVEGKEHSLMISTEEGNENSKANLEEVAQAVRIAKQLTLDGTIRPDHIAILSPYSAQVSEINKSLQREGIRGVTVCTIMKSQGSEWKYVILSTVRSCPRSEIDRKPTKSWQKKYLGFITDPNQVNVGITRAQEGLCIIGNRYLLECNPLWKRLVQHYYHHNSCTAAQEIRVRRTPALSR, from the exons ATGCCAACAGCCAACAGCCCAAAGgtgcccctgggcagcctccagcagcagctggagctgctcttggtCTGCTCCAAGTGCAGTGTGAAGGAGAATGAGATCACCTACCACCCGCAGGAGGTGGAGCACAAGTGCATGTACGAGATCCTGCTGGCGCGCTGCCGCAGCCGCCGGAGCACGGCATGGAGGAAGGTGTCCCGGCGGCCCGGCTTCCCCAACCCGGCGCGCTACGCTGTCTGCAGGTACTACGtgatggggctgggctgcagcaggcacaagAACCAGTGCACCTTTGCCTGGAGCGCGGAGGAGGCCATGGTCTGGAACTTTGAGAGGGAACACCAGCTGGAGCGGCGCTGGCTGAAGGCGGCGGTGCTGCAAGCACAGCTGGGGGGCCGCCATGCTGCCACCCCCCACCTCACTGCCAGCGCTGCCAGCGAGATCACCAGTGAGTTTGGGGGGCACTTCCAGGAAATCTGCAAGCAGTGCTTTTTTGGCCGCCCCCAGCGCATCACAGTGGGTGGCTGTGGGTGGCTCTGCGAGTCCCACCACACCTGGGACCCGCTCTTGGTGCACGTGGTCCTGGACagccagaggaagcagcagtACACGGCCATCCGGCCCTGCCCCGAGTTCATCGAGACGCTCTCCTACTGCCGGTTCGTGTCCCGGGGCAAGCCCTGCAGGCACGGCCCGCAGCGCTGCCAGTACGCCCACAGTGACGTGGAGATGGCCGTGTGGGAGGCCGAGAGGGAGCGTGGATTGCTGCGCTCCGACCTGCTGCCGTCCCTGGGCACCGGCAGCGCCCCCAGCAAGCCGGCAGCGCCTGAGCCCGTGTACTTCTACTGCCGCATCTGCCTGGTGACCTGCAGCTCGCAGGAGAGCTTTGAGAACCACTGCTCCTCCATCGAGCACGTGCAGATGCTCTCAGCCGATAGCTCCATGCAGTGGGTCCACCGCGCACCACCGCTCGGGCTGACCAAGTTCTCACTGTGCAGCAG AGCGGAGGTGTGTGAAATGGGGAACAGCTGCACCAAGGCTCATTCcaaagaggagctgcaggagtggaTCCAGAGGGTGAAggtttctgtgaagaaaaagaagcaagcCCTGAAGGATGGGCTCTTGTCCTACCAGGACCGGCTCCTTGCTGAGTATCAGATGTGCTCCAACGAGGTGTTAATT ATGGCTGAGCACGTCGAGGGTGTCAAAGTTGTGTGTGAGCAGCCTCTACATGTGCAGCTGGAGGACAGGAAGAAGAAATACCAGTGGCAGTTCAAGGTCCACTCTAAG ATGCACCTGCAGCATGTGGCCCTGCTGAAGCGGGACCCTGGAGTCAACTTCTACTTCTCGGGGAATGGGCTTTCCCGGGGCCTGCAGTACATCTGTGGGGACCACGTGGCCACCGTGTCCTCCTCGCCCCGCGTCGCGCTGGTGGAGGTCAGCATGGAGTGCTGCATCCTGGGCATCTTCGAGCAGTGGGTGGTCTTTGACTTCGGCCAGCGCCCCGTCCTCATGCAGAAGCTCAAGGTGAAGGTGGGCCGGCGGGAGAACCCCCAGCACGTCCCCAGCACCAGGGAGAGCGGCCGCCCCGTCAACTTTGTGCGCTGGGATCGCGGTAACCGCATCATCGTTCCCAGCATGCCAAGGACTGGAGAAgatgtggtgctgctggcaaAGTACAAAcctcctgctctggcactggATTACCAAAGTGAGAGTAGTGCAGTTGTTCCCATCACCCGGCTCAACTATCGGGAGAAGATGCACAGCTTCCTCTTCCGTGAGGAAGAAGCTGAGCAGGCTCTGATTGCCAA ACTCAACCTGCGTGTGCTCATCTCGCTGACCCCCATGCTGCAGAGCCTCTCCATGGGGGCGAAGTTTGCTCTCTCTGGGGAGCTGTTTGCTGAAGTGCCTACCCCTTACAACCTCTCACCAGACACGGATGAGGGGTACCTGCTGAGCAGGTCTGTGCCCACTGCCTTCCTGGCGCTTGACCCACCTGTGAACAATCGGGTTTATGAAGTGTTTGTGGAACATAAAGCCACCACAGAGAAGACCATCTGGCTACAGATACCAAGCagatgctgctcagagctgaacTTCAAGGCAGACACCTCCCACAAGGTGGAGATCCAGTTCCAAATAGACCAGCTGCTGTTCCGGCAGTGGCACCAGGCTGTCGACCGCCTGTTGGATGAGAAGCTGGTCCTGCCAGATGTTGCCAGTTGCTCCATCCCCTACTCTCTTGGGTCCCCGCAGAGAGGGAACAGCAAGCAGAAACAAGCCATCTCCTTCATCATGGGCCAGCCGACCACCAGCCGGCAGGTCCCACCTCTGCTCATCTATGGGCCTTTCGGCACAGGGAAGACATTCACCTTGGCCATGGCCACCTTGGAGATCCTCAGGCAACCCAACACACGCGTGCTGATCTGCACTCACACAAACAG CGCTGCCGACATTTACATCCGGGAGTATTTTCACAGCTATGTGACCACAGGCCATCCCTGGGCTGTTCCCCTGCGGATCATGTACACCGACCGGCCCATCAGCACGATGGACCCCATCACCCAGATGTACTGCTGCCTCTCGCCAGACCAGCGCTCCTTCCGCCGCCCCACACAGGCTGAGATCGACAAGCACCGCATCATCATCACCACCTCCATGCTCTCCAAGGACCTGAAGGTGCCCCCTGGCTACTTCACCCACATCATGATTGACGAGGCCGCGCAGATGCTGGAGTGCGAAGCTTTGGTTCCGCTCTCCTACGCCACTTTTGAGACCCGCATTGTCCTGGCTGGGGACCACATGCAGATAACCCCAAAGCTGTTCTGTGTTGGGGGTGGGCAATCTGCTGATCACACCCTCTTGAACCGCCTCTTTCAGTTCTACCAGAAGGAGAGGCATGAGGTGGCCACGAAGAGCAGGATCATCTTCAATGAGAATTACCGTTCCACTGCCGGCATCATTGAGTTCATCTCCAAGCACTTCTACATCGGCAATGGCAATGCTATCCAAGCCAGTGGGAacatcccaccccaccctgaAATTTATCCCCTCGTGTTCTGCCATGTGTCTGGTGTGGCTGAAAGGGATATCTCCATGATTTCTTGGCAAAACATCTCTGAGATAATACAAGTGGTTGAGAAAGTGAAGGAGATCTATCAGAGGTGGCCAGATGAGTGGGGTGTCCGGGATCTGAAGAAGATCTGTGTGGTCTCCCATGGGACACAG GTTTCTGCAACAAGACAAGAGCTGAGAAAAAAGCAGCTACAAGATGTGGTGGTGGAAAACTATGAAAATTTGCCAG GGCGTGAGTTTCGGGTCATCATCATCAGCACGGTCCACACCAGCGAGAGCCTGCGCGTCTCAGCCTCCCACCACCTGGAGTTCTTCAACGAGGCCAGAGTGCTCAACACCATCATGACCCGGGCTCAGTCACTGGTGGTTGTTGTGGGGGACGCCGTGGCCTTGTGCTCCCATGGCCAGTGCAGCAAGGTGTGGAAACGGTTCATCCAGCAGTGCATCGACAAGGGGAGCATCTTCCCGGAGAGCCTGACAATGGCACATATCAAACAGGCTGCGTTTGAcaaggagagctggagcaggagcgTGGAGGGGGACGAGGAGGACAGCGACACAGACTCCTCGAGCTCTGAGGGTGAGAGCATGAATGCTGATGATCCCATCCTCCGGGAGCTCTTAGATGAGAGCAAGAACATGCTGGTGACAGTGTCTGACGAAGGGCTGCTGAATGTGAAGGCCGAGGCTTCAAACCAGTGGAAAGACAAGTGGGAGTATGTCAGCTTCTCTTCTCAGATGATGCAACAGTACCAGCATATGCACCCCCAAATGTACAAGAGGTGTGAGCTGATCAAAGAGGGGTTCGACAGAGCTTCTGCCTTCACCCTCAATGACTCCCCTGCCATGAACATCCAGATCAAAGGCAGAGTTAACTGTGGGACAGCCTTCACTGGGGATGAGGTGCTGGTGGAAATCCTGCAGAACAGCAcgggtgacagcagcagccaccgCCCACAGGGGAGGGTGGTGGGCATCCTGAAGCGCGCCGAGAGAGAACCGACCTTCGTCTGCATGATGGATGAGTTTGATCCCCGTGTGATGATACCCATCGATCCCACTGTCACCAAAATATTCGTCCCAGGGCTGAAGGAGAAACCCAATGTCATCCCCATCCGCAGGTTGGTCAATGGGCAGTACAGAGTGGTCAGATGTGAGAAGATCAACCAGGAGACAAGGAGGTGCCAGTTCTTCTGTGTCCAGGTCATCTCCTGGAGGGAAGGGTTTTACTACCCTTTGGGGATAATAACGGAgatcctgcaggcagcagtgactTTGGAAGAAGGCTTAAAGATCCTCGCCTTGGAGTATGGTTTGGAGAAGAAATacccagctgctgtcaccaaaGAGTTAGCCAAATACACCTCCAACAGCAACATAAACCTCACCAAGGAAGCTCGGAAGGACTGTCGGAATTACATGACCTTCACAATTGACCCCCAAGGTGCCAGGGATTTGGATGATGCCATCAGCGTTAGGGATCTTGGGCGTCACTATGAAATTGGGATCCACATTGCAGATGTTGCTGGCATAATTCCCAAAGGCAGTGCCTTGGACCTGGAAGCAAAGAAGCGCGGTGTCACCTTCTATGCTCCCAAGCAGGACCCTTTGTGCATGTTCCCACCCAAAATCAGCCAAGAtgtctgcagcctcctgccGCAGAAAGACCGACGGGTGATCTCCTTGTTTGTCACCGTAGAGAAGGAGACTGATCAGATGTTAAAGGGAATCTTCACCATCTCTGTGATCCGCTCGGACAGGCAGCTGTCCTACGaagaggcagagctctgcattaAGAACTACAGGGGAGCAGCAAAGGCCCTTCGTTTTGATACCCTGGAGGATTGCATCACTGTGGCTTATCACTTCTCCAGGATCCATCGGAAGTCTCGGCTACAGGAGGACTGTTTCTATGACCGGCTGGATGAGGAAAGTTCCCCAGGTAACAGGGGGTCCCATCAAATGATAGAGGAGTTAATGATCATGTTCAATAGTTTCGTGGCAGAGTTCCTCACCAACCAGGAGGTGACCAGAAATGTCACTCCTCTCCGGTGTCAGTGTGAGCCAAGTCTTGCACAGCTGTCACACATGAAAAACAAGTACAGCCACATCATTCCTTTGTCCATTCATCTCTTGCATCACCTTGGAGAAATGCCTCCTGCTCAAGACTCCCCTAAAAATGTGGAGTTCAGTCTTCTGGGCCCCATCTGGGAGCACCTGCAGTCAGCTGCTAATGCCCATGACTTCCAGAAGATGCTCGACCTCGTTGTCACTGATGACATCCACCCAAAGCTGGCCCCCGTGGTCCTGGAGTTCAGGAGACTGCTCAGCCGCTCCTACTTCTGTCGCTCCAACTCCACTGTGCAGTCGAAGGCAGGCCATTACTCCCTGCACGTTGACTCCTACACCTGGGCCTCCTCTCCCATCCGCCGGTACGTGGACGTCGTGGTGCAGCGGCACCTTCACTCTGTGCTCTGCAAGAAGCCCCTCATCTATTCTGTGGACGACATTGAGTTTCTGTGTCATGACTTCAACAGGAAGAATAGCCAGGCGATGACATATGAGAAGAGAGCCCACTCCCTGCAGATGGCCAGCCAGCTGAAGGACCAAGTCCTGCAGAAAATTGCCTTTGTGGTGGATATCGAAGAGATGAGTAGGTTTTTTAAAGCCCTGTTTCCCCTGAACAATGAGAGTCTTCCAGATCCACAGAGAATTAGCTACAGGTCCCTTCAGCTGGTAGAGCAGCCTGTGTTCATCCAGCAGCGGAGCAGCATCAGGCTGACCTGGAAGAGGAGGATGTACTCTGCAGAGACAAAGGAGCAGAGCTTGCGGGAAGGACCCCTCTGTGACAAGAGTGTCACCCTCTTCCGCACCCAGACGTGGCAGGAGGTGCTGACGGCCATCAGGAACGAGGAGTTTGACAGGGCCGcgtccctcctgcagcagagcaaggagctgTACCACCGGCACATAGGCTGGGTGCGGaagagctcctgctcccactaCATGGAGTTGTCCCTGGAGCTGAGCGCCGGTGACGCGCTGTGGTTCCAGCTCTCCACCGACGTCAGCCGCGGCTTCCTGGTGCCCTTTGTGCAGCTGTGGTGTGTGACACCAGGCTTTGAGGTCTGCCTGCAGCACATGGAGAAGCCAATCGACTGCTTCTCAGCCTACGCCACGCTGCAGTCCAAGGACAAATACAAGAGCACGACGGAGTACAACAAGGTGTGGATGCCCATGAGTGCCATGGAGTCTGCGTCGTGTGCCGTGGCCGAGAATGACTCAATTGTCCTCCatgatattaaaataaagtggGCAAAGCAAAGGACAAGCAAAGGACAGCTGCAAGGGAGCTTTGTGCTGAACAAGAAGTGGTTGGAGGACTGCTCCATTGAAGTGGACTTCTCCCACTGTTACCTGTGCATTCGTTTAGGTGGGCTGAAGCTTCCCAAGAGCCCTCAGAGCGATGAGGAATGCCTCAGCCATGGCCTCCAGAACCTGTCTTTGCTTGATAATGGCAAATCAGAGAACAAACTTGTGGTTGATCCCAATACATACACCTGGGTGGCTCACGGGGTCACAGAGGAGTTCAACGATGATGATAAGTCAGACAGGTCTGGTCATCAGACTATGAATTTTTACATCCACTATATGTCTATGGTGACCATCCCTGTGGAGATCTCACAGGATTCTGCGAGGTTCACGGTGGAGCTCGTTCCAAAAATGCTGCCAGACAT acggaaagaaaaagcactttgGAAGCTCAAGTATGCCTCTGACCTTGCTATAAGCATCGCCCTTGGCCACGAACCTCCTCAGAAAC GGACAACATCCAAAATCCTGCAGCAAAAATCCTTTGATATCCCTGGCAGCAACTGGAAACTTAACAAGAGTCAGAACCAGGCTGTTCTGGATGCtctaaaaaaatccttcatgCTCATCCAAGGCCCACCAG GCACAGGGAAGACCGTTGTTGGAACTCACATTGTCTACTGGTTCCATAAACTGAATGAGGAGAGTGTTGAGAAGGACAAAACATCATGCTTGGAAGATGAAAAGGACAAGAAGAGAAAGTGCATCTTGTACTGTGGCCCATCCAACAAGTCTGTTGATGTTGTTGCTG AGATGCTGCTGAAGATGAAGAAGCTGAAACCACTGAGGGTTTATGGGGAGGCCATTGAGACGATGGAATTCCCATACCCGGGGAGCAACCGGAACATCTCCCGTAAATCCCTACGGGATGCAAAGCCAAAACGTGAGCTCAG TGAAATAATCCTGCATCATCGCATCCGGAGGGCACCCAGCCCCTTCTGGCAGAGGATCCGTCACTTTGACGCTCGAGTGAAGAACGGAGAGGAGAtcacagaagaagaaacaaagga GTACAAAGGTTGGTTGACACAAGGTCGTTTGTATCAGCTGGCGTGTCACGATGTCATCCTGTGCACCTGCTCTGTCTCATCTGCCAGTGCCCTGGAGCACCTCAATGTCAAGCAGATAATCATTGATGAGTGTGCCATGTCCACAGAGCCTGAGACCCTCATCCCCTTGGTCTGCCACCGCCGTGCTGAGAAG GTTGTTTTGCTGGGGGATCACAAACAGCTGAGGCCGGTGGTTAACAATGATGTCTGCAAGACCCTTGGCATGGAGACGTCTCTCTTTGAGCGCTACCAGGAGCAGGCGTGGATGCTGGACACGCAGTACCGCATG CACAAGAGCATTTGTGAGTTCCCATCCCAGGAGTTCTATGAGAAGCGGCTGAGAACATGTCCCCAGCTTACTCGGAAAGCCAGCGTGCTCCACCACAGAGATAACAACTGCTGCCCTGTCATCTTTGGGCACgtggaagggaaggagcacTCCCTCATGATTTCCACTGAGGAAGGAAACGAGAACTCCAAAGCTAACCTGGAGGAAGTGGCACAGGCG GTGAGGATAGCCAAGCAGCTGACGCTAGATGGCACCATCCGGCCGGACCACATCGCCATCCTGAGCCCCTACAGCGCCCAGGTGTCCGAGATCAACAAGAGCCTGCAGAGGGAGGGCATCCGCGGGGTGACTGTCTGCACCATCATGAAGAGTCAAG GAAGTGAATGGAAATATGTGATCCTGTCAACTGTACGCTCCTGCCCCCGGTCTGAGATCGATAGGAAGCCCACAAAGAGCTGGCAGAAGAAATACCTGGGGTTTATTACCGACCCAAACCAGGTCAATGTTGGCATCACACGAGCTCAGGAAGGACTCTGCATCATAG GAAACCGGTACCTCCTGGAGTGCAACCCTTTGTGGAAGAGACTGGTCCAGCATTACTACCACCAcaacagctgcactgcagcccaggagatCCGTGTCAGGAGAACCCCAGCCCTCTCGCGGTGA